The Coffea arabica cultivar ET-39 chromosome 2c, Coffea Arabica ET-39 HiFi, whole genome shotgun sequence genome includes the window TAGTTATTCTTTGTGTTGTGTTATGTTATCTGGCTTAAATACAGTAGGGATTGCAGAAGAAAGATTTTTAGGGATTTGGTTTGGCAGACACTCAACAAACTATGGAGCGATGATAGTAGTAATGCAAAAACATGGCTATCTTCTGTGTCTGTCATGCCAAATGCATTGCCGTGGATTGAAAGGCCTGGCAACCACATGCGTGGTAAGAAGTTAGCCAACGACTAGTTGCAGAATCCTGTTATACTAAAAGAGACAAGTTCATAATCAAACTCTTTCCCTTCACCTGAAGTGCCCAGTTAGATGCACCTTCCTCACTCCTGACGTGTTGGAATAAAAAAGGTCGATAAAGTTCCTTGTTATTCTCTTCCACTGTTTATCACTAAATCCAGATACAACTAATTGCCTTTTGCTTACGAAAACTCGactttcttttctcattttgtttTCGTATTGATAAGCAATTTCATGTTCAATCTAGTAATCCACTAAGTTTTGGCACAGTGGTCACCAAAAAGGGACTAAGGTTCCTCTTTGGGTTGTAGGTTGGAGGTGTCAGAGTATTCTTTTGATCTAGTAAGTTCTTACACACAGTGGTCTAATGTTGATATTAGTCTCTTATATACGGTCTTTTTAGACTCCATCGTtgccgtaaaaaaaaaaaaaaaaaaaagggactagTATCAACATTAGACCATACAGACACTTATCCCCCACGGGTCAGGCTTTTGGATTACAAGAATGGTTTCTGAATGAACAAAACCTAAGACAGATTCCATGTTCCTAACGTCGTATACTAGGCAGTAGCCAACCAGTTCAAATTGGTTTAGGAATTCGGTCTTCATTAGCTTTTGAAAAAATGGCAAATGACAGATGCATGAGTTCGACATTTGATCAAGGTGTAAGCGTCAAGTTGCCAGCAGAAGAAAATGTAAGAGGACCAAACAGGAGATTCGGCCAGTTTACCTCCATAAATCTGAGAAAACATCTGCTTCAGCTTGATTCGATTGAAGCTCAATTGAAGCACCAAAACTTTTTTTGATTCGATTCTAAGTCAcataggttgtgtttggattgcatttttcatgattttttatgaaaaaattattgtagctatttgatgtatgtgagagaaaaaaataatagataaaTGTGATTACGAGAAACGACGTAATTTTTTTACGAaaaacagcaatccaaacaattgCGCCATGACAATCACTGGTATAGAGACTTACTGCACTTGTGTTCTATGAAGCTTAGATTGCAAAATATTGATTCAAAGACTTCTCTCTTCTTTAGACAAATTATTATGCTTTTTATCTATTTGTATTAAGTTGATTTTCAACTCCATTATAGATTAGATTTAGAAGGctattttcatatttttgtgaatCATCGAGTTTGTGATCCAAACACCAAAAACTCCAAACCGACTGCAgaatcatgattttgaaaatgtgAGCCTGGATATtcaaattaaaaatgaaaataaggatCCGAATGTAAATAATTATACTTTGGTTTACTTTAATCACTTCTCTCATTACTAATCAAGCACCTTTACACGCTTGCTCCTGCAGTTCACTCTCATCAGTGAAGGATGAGCGCCCGCTACCCGACAACCATAACCCCGACCCAAACCCGAATAGGCTGGGTAGGCATAGGCGTGATGGGCTCCGCCATGGCCTCCCGCCTCCTCTCTGCGGGCTACTCCGTCACCGTCTATGACCGAACCCCGTCAAAGGCCGCCCCTCTCCAATCCAAAGGGGCCCATCTGGCTCCCTCCGTCGCCGACCTCGCCCGTGCAAGTGATGTCGTCTTCACGATGCTGGGACACCCATCAGATGTTCGACAAATTGTGCTAGAGAACCTTGTTCCTTCTCTCAATCCCAATAGCGTTATTATTGATCACACTAGCAGCCACCCCACCCTGGCTAAGCAGATTTATGATTCTGCCCTTGAAAGACACTGCCACTCCGTTGACGCCCCAGTTTCCGGAGGCGACATCGGAGCGAGAGATGGCAAATTGGCGATATTAGCCGGGGGAGACGAGGATGTTGTGAAGTGGTTAAAACCACTGTTTGATGAAATGGGGAGGGTGACTTATGTTGGCGGCCCTGGGAAGGGACAGCATTGTAAAATAGCGAATCAGATAACCGCTGGGGCGAATTTACTTGGGCTGAGTGAAGGGCTGGTTTTCGCGGAGAAAGCCggtttggacaaattgaagtTTGTGGAGGCTGTGAGAGGCGGTGCAGCTGGATCAATGGTGATGGAGTTGTTCGGGGACAGGATGATCAACAAGGACTTCAAGCCTGGCGGGGTCGCGGAATATATGGTGAAGGACTTGGGAATGGGAGTGGATGTTGGCGAAGAGGAAGGGGATGAAGTGGTGGTATTGCCTGGCGCTGCATTGACTAAACAATTGTTTGCTTCTATGGTGGCTAATGGGGGTGGGAAGCTGGGCACCCAGGGGCTAATATCTGTCATTGAGAAGATCAATGGCAGTTAAGATAACAAAGTGAAATCATAGCCTCAAGCAAATATCAAGTTAAGATAGCACACTAGACTAGCTGAGCTTGTTTATGTAATGTAATTTTAATCTAAACCTCTACAAGGGCTCACGTAGCTTTCGAGCTGGACGtgttttttttgtcagcaacgaatcatttgtataacctactctatcctTATCTAGGGGAAGGGAGAGGgggggaagggggagggggagcctAAGGAGACTGTTGTAGGGACTAGTGGGTATATAGATCCAACTAGACCAAGGAAGTGCTGGACGTGTTGATGGCGTACAAACTGTAAAATAAAACTCGGAGAAGGGGAATATGTGACGGTTAAAATTAGCGATGTCTACGTGTTTGCTTTTCAGCTTATATCAGATTAAAGTCGAAGTAGTGAATTACAATTGGGTGGCAAGAGAAGTTCTCGAGGCTTTCATTCATATTCTTCAACTCAGAAATTGATCAAACCCAAAAGAACTACCAGTTAAAAgcgcaaaagaaaaaaaaatacccaCGGAATTACACTCCTCGATTATTTTGTAGTAGAATTATGGAAAAATGGAGTACTTCGACCCACAATTGAGGAAAAAagagatttatttttattgagTTAGTTGAAGAAGGGTTGAATGTCAAATGTGTACATccaattaccaaaaaaaaaaaaaaaagaaccatctcttcaatttgttttatatctatatatataacGAAAATTGGGACCCTGATGGGCATAAACCCGTTAAATAAAAAATCTTACATGACTTAAATTTAACATAATAGAATGATCATCTTCACTCTTCAAACTTCAATACCTTTCTTTCTGACTCCaatttttgttgaatttgattaatttcttgtttgaagataaaattggtcaaaaaattAATAGTTTAAATACTAAAAATCTTATACTAATAAGAATGAAATGCATCCATGACCCAAAGTTAATTGGCCTTTTCCCCCATTTATTACTTTAGAAACCCCCTTACTTCACTCCTCAAGCTTATCTTTATTTCGTCATTTGAGATCTGACTGTTTTTgccctatttctttttttttttcttatcagATAAAATTAATCTTTTTAGACGTGAACAAGTAGgtaaaaatatgattaaaatCACATATGTCAAAAAACTTGATAATTAGATTTCGGAGAGAATAATTAAAGCAGATTACAGCAAATCAAATTAAGTGGCCTCCCAAAGTTCATTAGTCTTTAGATACTTGTATATCTTTTTGTAACCTTTGAGGTAGAAGTCCTCAAAGGCTAGGAGTCCTAGCCACTGGCCCTTTGGCCTGGTGATCACTGCCAAACATTTAAGTCTTGGTAGTATTGGGAGATCAAGGATTCAACTCTTGCTTCCCATCAAATTGTCACTATAGGTGGCTGCTTTCAGTGACTTTCTCCGATGGAGTTTCTACTCTCATCGGCTCCTCCTCCTTAATTAAaatagattagattatagaaATATTATCGTTGCGATTACAAAAAAAAGGTAGGAGTCCTCAAGTCCCAATTCTCAACTCATTCctttggaggaacaaaatttttGCCCTTGCCAATCTTGGTGTTGAAAAGTTCCACCAGCCCCGGATCCACGTTGAAAGAAGCTTGTAGCACCGAGGGATCCATTGCTTTCCAAACTGATGTTTCCCCAGCTAGCTCAGCAAAATATGGCCGGTAACAAACATACATAAATGATAGTAGTAAATAGTAAATAATAAGAATCTCCAACAATTACTCCCAGTAGTAAATAGTAAATAATAAGAATCTCCAACAattactccttttttttttaaatgaaaataaggattgtgattttttgcagaaaaatttttatactTCCTGTGAATACATTtcttaatcacctttttatctcacatgtaTCAAAATTGCTAcaatacatttttcttaaaaaaaaactaaaaataagaaTCCAAACGGAATTATTATCCTATCTTTTCTATTTCTGTGTTATAAATAATTATCTCCACTCCTTATAAATACTTTACAACTAGCATTCTTACCCGTGCTATGCACAGATTTATATTTCAATTAAAAAGAAtaatatatacttatatattaTAGTATAGGATAAAATATATGAAAAAggcaaaataattcaaaaaagtGTATACTTAACATGTTAAAAAAAGTTTATTTCGTAAGTACAAAATGGACTTTCTTAATTTTAATATCTTAAATAAgttaaaaccaaaattttttacctattGTCTGTCAATATATGATAACAATTTGAGTAaactaatttaatttataatgaTTTACATGATAGAGCAATTGTAAACCTATTTATCAATATATCATGTTATAcccatatatcaaaatttttaatatttaaaacataaattttaactaattcattttcctcaattttagaatttttttctcCCATTTTATAATCCTAAAATTGTTGAGTGCTTATAAAATACTGTTCTTCATAAACTTTAAtatagattttaaaaaaatctttgtaagatgtgtttttaaagttttcaaaattattaaatactATCACATTTTCCATCCTCTCTTATTTGCTAATTGGCTATCGATTGCTTTTTATAACTTTCAAATCTCTTACCACATTATCATCTTTTCTGTCATGTCTCTATAgtccccttctttcttctcttctctcttcATCCAACCTCGTTGTAGTTCATCTTCTTTTTTCGTCATTCTTTAACTCCTTACTATATCTTTTTTTCCCCCATAGTTAGTCTCTAGCTTCCTATCCTTGATATCCAatatttctctattatttattcAAAGTATAACTTAACATATGTTTATGTTACACTACTATAAAGTAAATTTCACTGGTAAAAACACCACATTTAGTTATTTTTcatattaaatttgaattgaataatttcaaattttcaaagaaGAAATATTGTCATTGAATCTACATTCAACCTCCAAATTGAAgagttaaaatttgaaaaaaaaaattccataacTTGCAATTTGGTTTTACGATTTTaaaatatacttatatttgtactttcaaaataactttgaaaagataaaatttgaagcaaaagaaaaaaagaaaatcataaccttcaatttgatttaatattttTACAATATATTAACTTTACCTCTCACAATATGAAAAGCATATAAAACTTAAGATTGATCACAATAGTTGCAAGTATTGACAtttaaaaatgcaaatgaaaaacTGATAATATCTTATAAAACCTTAACTactacaaaaaaatatataaaaatgacTTAACAATTGCATAGTTACATAtgaagaaaacaataaaaatacataaaataattaatcaTACCCAAGATGATTCTTAGCATTTGGGTTTTGCACTGTTATTGATATTTAATTAAGGTCAAATTTGGatcaaatatatacaaatttAATAGATACATAGTTTAGGGTCAAAAGTTCTATATGGTTTCTTTAAATtgcattgttatttttttttatttttggtataattggtgttgtttttattattgttttttatcaaaaatagagatttcaaataaaaattttcatgttgAAATGCTAGTAGTACTTTGctttttatttagtaatttcaTAATTTAGGGTTCACGAGTGAtaccattcttgatttttttcgaTCCATGACcaatgaatattattttcttttttgttttctatataaTTTGTCTTTTTAGTTAGGATTACTAAGTTGAAGGATAAAATcttgttatttacttttttactttgAGTAAGTTTAGTGATGTTTCCTTCTTATTTACCTCACATTAAtagatttcaaatcaaattcctATATAAGTGGATCCACTTCTtactttttaaattcaaaagacATAAAAGgatatataacaattaaaaaaaattaaaattctatataaaaaaaaaaagaataaggagTTAGAAGCATTCAGATTTAATCATCCTAAAAACCCCTCCTACAATACATATAAGATTATTTTAAGTCTTTGTCCAAAACTTTACGAGCAACTGTCACCTAAATATGAAAGTAATAAGCTAACCATTAGTGCTCGCCTTGTTTTGAGCACGAAAGAAGTTCAAATCTtccttccattttccttttaatctTCATTTGCTCCTCGTACCTCAAATTgcaaaatatcagaaaccttctgaaattatccctaactTTAATTTTTTCACCGACAAACTTAACATCTAAGCTAATTCACGAGAGAATCCCAAAAGGCACTAACTCCGATTGTTACCCCTAACTTTAATCGCTTCTCTCATTACTGATCAAGCATCTTTACACACTTCCTCCTGCAGTTCACTCTCATTAGTGAAGGATGAGCCCCCGCTACCCGACAACCATAACCCCGACCCAAACCCGAATAGGCTGGGTAGGCATAGGCGTGATGGGCTCCGCCATGGCCTCCCGCCTCCTCTCTGCGGGCTACTCCGTCACCGTCTATGCCCGAACCCCGTCAAAGGCCGCCCCTCTCCAATCCAAAGGGGCCCATCTGGCTCCCTCCGTCGCCGACCTCGCCCGTGCAAGTGATGTCGTCTTCACGATGCTGGGACACCCATCAGATGTTCGACAAATTGTGCTAGAGAACCTTGTTCCTTCTCTCAATCCCAATAGCGTTATTATTGATCACACTAGCAGCCACCCCACCCTGGCTAAGCAGATTTATGATTCTGCCCTTGAAAGACACTGCCACTCCGTTGACGCCCCAGTTTCCGGAGGCGACATCGGAGCGAGAGATGGCAAATTGGCGATATTAGCCGGGGGAGACGAGGATGTTGTGAAGTGGTTAAAACCACTGTTTGATGAAATGGGGAGGGTGACTTATGTTGGCGGCCCTGGGAAGGGACAGCATTGTAAAATAGCGAATCAGATAACCGCTGGGGCGAATTTACTTGGGCTGAGTGAAGGGCTGGTTTTCGCGGAGAAAGCCggtttggacaaattgaagtTTGTGGAGGCTGTGAGAGGCGGTGCAGCTGGATCAATGGTGATGGAGTTGTTCGGGGACAGGATGATCAACAAGGACTTCAAGCCTGGTGGGTTCGCGGAATATATGGTGAAGGACTTGGGAATGGGAGTGGATGTTGGCGAAGAGGAAGGGGATGAAGTGGTGGTATTGCCTGGCGCTGCATTGACTAAACAATTGTTTGCTTCTATGGTGGCTAATGGGGGTGGGAAGCTGGGCACCCAGGGGCTAATATCTGTCATTGAGAAGATCAATGGCAGTTAAGATAACAAAGTGAAATCATAGCCTCAAGCAAATATCAAGTTGAGGTTCTGTTTTCCTGGATAGCACACTAGCTAAGCTTGAAATCAGCTTTTAAGTTCCTGTCTTCGATCATATATGATCAAGTACTTGCTTTTGCATCGATCATATATGATCAAGTACTTGCTTTTGCATTTGTAATTTAGTTGCATTCTTTATATTATACGTGATGCAGAATTCCTGGTAAAAAGAATTGGTGGATCTTAATTAGACGAATAAGGCCGACCTAGTATTGGTAAAAAACCAAGGCTGTGACTTTTActtggtgtgtgtgtgtgtgtgtgtttggttAAAGGATGTACCAATAGGACTAGAAAATCACAAGATATGTCTTGAGAGATACAAGGTCTAAGGatgaaatatcaaaaaaattttcgtGCAACTGTTAATTTCTTTGCTTGTTCTCGATAACTTGTAGCACTACCGGTTAAAAgcgcaaaagaaaaaaaaaaaaacccatggAATTACACTCCTCGATCATTTTGTAGTAGAATTGAGGAAAAATGGAGTACTTCAACCCACAATTGAGGAACAAAGAGATTGACTTTGATTAAGTTAGTTGAAGAAGGGTTGAACGTCAAATGTGTACATccaattaccaaaaaaaaaaaaagaaccacctcttcaatttgttttatatttatatatataacaaaaatTGGGACCCTGACGAGCATAAACCCGTTAAATAAAAACCCTTACACTACTTAAAATTTAACATAATAGAACGACCATCTTTACTCTTCAAACTTCAATACCTTTCTTTTCGACTCCaatttttgttgaatttgattAATTTGCTGTTTGAAGATGAAATTGATCAAAAAATTAATAGTTTAAATACTAAAAGGTTTAAGAATgaaaaaattaggaataaaAATTGGCATTTTCCCCCATTTGTTACTTTGGAAGCCCTTTTACTTCACTCCTCGAGCTGCTCTTTGTTTCATCATTTGAGATCCGACTGTTTTTgccctatttcttttttttttttcccttgttgggtaaaattaatttttttagacGTGAACAAGTAGgtaaaaatatgattaaaagTACGTATGTCAAAAAACTTGACAATTAGATTTCGGAGAGAATAATTAAAGCAGATTACAACAAATCAACTTAAATGGCCTCCCAAAGTTCATTAGTCTTTAGATACTTGTATATCTTTTTGTAGCCTTTGAGGTAGAAATCCTCAAAGGCTAGGAGTCCTAGCCACCGGCCCTCTGGCCTGGTGATCACTGCCAAACATTTAAGTCTTGGTAGTGTTGGGAGGTCAAGGATTCAACTCTTGCTTCCCACCAAATTGTCACTATAGGTGGCTGCTTTCAGTGACTTTCTTCGATGGAGTTTCTACTCTCATCGGCTCCCCCTCCTTAATTAAAAtagattaaattataaaaatattatcgttgcgattaaaaaaaaaaggtaggagTCCTCAAGTCCCAATTCTCAACTCATTCctttggaggaacaaaatttttGCCCTTGCCAATCTTGGTGTTGAAAAGTTCCACCAGCCCCGGATCCACGTTGAAAGAAGCTTGTAGCACCGAGGGATCCATTGCTTTCCAAACTGATGTTTCCCCAGCTAGCTCGGCAAAATATGGCCTGTAACAAACATACATAAATGATAGTAGTAAATAGTAAATAATAAGAATCTCCAAcaattactcttttttttttaatgaaaataagAATTGTGATTTTaagtagaaaaatttttacgcTTTCCATGAATATATTTCTTaatcgtttttttttatttcacatgtaTTAAGTTGCtacagtatattttttttataaaaaaattaaaaataagaatCCAAACGGAATTATTATCCTATCTTTTTATTTCTGCGTTATATATAATTATCTCCACCCCTTATAAATACCTCACAATTATTTCAAGTCTTTGTCCATAACTTTACGGGCAATTATCACCTAACCAGTGTTCATTTGAGAAAGATGCACGTTCAAAAGTCGGTAAGATGTGAAAAATCTTTTAGAAATTGTATCAATcagcaagaagaagaaaactgtAAATCttcaagataaaaaaaaaaaaaaaaacttactctAACGATGTGACGACACAGAAATACTCCAATCCTTCCTCATCCGCAATCTTGGCAACAGGGAGGAACTTAGGCACGACGCATAACTGCCCGCTCTGCACTTTGGCTACCAATGCATTCTTACCATCCAATCCCGCGATTTCAACAACGCCGCTGCCTTTGGTGATAAAAATCAATTGGAAGGATGCATCGGCGGCATACATCGGGGTTGACATGGAGAACGGATCCAATCTCGCAAAATTAGCACTTAGTCCCACTTTCttcagaaaaggaaaattttcagcagtaGCAATGGTAAGTGATCCGCCCTGATTCACGTGGATGCTGGGCTTTGCGCTTTCAAAGTTGTATAACATATTGATGTTAGCATCTTTGCATGGATCTGGCAACGTTTGATTCTTTGCAAGTTTGACAATCAAAGAACCAGTTTGACTTTTAAGGAGCTGGTCTGATTCATCTTGGGTGAGATCGAAAGCTCTAGTGATAAAGTCAGTCGAGAAACCCCCAAGAACACCCCGGACTCCTGCCAAGAAGAAATAGTCAAACTGGGCAGGAGTATAAGATTGAGCAGTTACACCCAAGAATACTATTTCCACGTCAGAGTTGTCTTCCCCGGCATTATACCACCACGAGACTGAACCCAAAGGCACCGGGATTGCATCTCCCTTCTTAGCAGCTAAAACAACTTCTTTTGGGCTGTTTGGTAGTACGATTCCAACCCTACCGCTACCTGCAGTTAATACATACATAGtgcataaaaaataataatatatataggCCCTAATCCAAGGATGGCCagaatgaaatgaaaaaagagCTATATTTAGTTCATGCGCGCAGTTCTGCGTTTACCTTGAACAAAGTAACCGATCTTGTGGCAGTCAGCATAATGGGGTAGAGCGAAACCCCGAGGACGCAAGACAAGCTTACCAGCACCTAACTTAGCCTCACTCAGCAAGGGAAACAGGGAAGCTGACCAAGTGTAGTATCCACCGCCTTCTCCCTCGAAGATAGTTACATCAGTAAACTGGGGTGCTAAGTTAAACTGGGATGCCATGGCCGGTTGAAGACTTGTGGAGATgaaaagaagaaatggaaatactACTGTAACGGGAGAATGAAAAGGGGAAGTAGCAATACAAGACTTCAGCTAAAAACAGAATGAAGCAGATTATAAAGAGCTAGAGCAACTGGTCCGACGAAGGACGCAGTTGAGAACTTGAGATGTCATCCATTTACTTTATGGACGGCGGAGCACCGAAGGGCTCCAACTAGCAGCTATTAGAAGCGATTTGTCTCATTCACTGAGCCAAATTTAGCATCAAATGGTCCTTGATACATGTCTCCCCGTCAATCTTACTAAcattttagatttcaaattctGATTGTATTGATTGATGCCCAATTTGTCTACGTAATTAAATCAATGTTGTTAAATTCAGATCGAACAGTGACTCGACTAAAATATTGGGTTATGAATCAACTGGTCGAATCGATCGGACTGTTCTAAAAAATTTGCTGACATCAGTGTGATGtcataattttatatttttataagtttcaaaaatattgaaattaaattcttggttacatTCAACATTTCAACCAACCATATAAAATGTTCAAAAAATGTTAGACTTGCAATCAAATATACagctaaaaattatatataaaagtgTAAATTCATGGCTGAAATATGCCCGTTTTCCAAAACTActtgaaaaactaaattaagacaaattaatccaagtTGAAATTACTAATGCTAAATTGATAAAATGATAGAGATGAAAACTCCTTAATTTGGAAATCATTTAGGAAAGCGAGTAATTTTGGTGTTTACACTAAGTGGGTGgtattttcttattcttattaataaaagaaaattttacaatTTAGGTAATTCAAATTATGTTTAGgggaaaacaagaaagaaaaatttgaaaattgagtCAACCAATCGAATCGAGTCACTGATTTAGCTGATTTTGAAAGGTTTTGACtaatttttgatcaaaatgatttTAAGCTATAAACCAGCTCCAAAATCAGGTCAATTCCCTATCGGACCGATCGGTCCAGTTCGAGTCTAACAACAGTTAATCAAATCATATACGCTGTTTCATACTTTCATTTACCTAATAAAATTTCCTAACTAGGTGCATGCAAGTTTATGTGGCATTTCTTTCTGTATCCTAGTGGTATCTTTCAACCGGTAAGGGGAAAATTAATTTGTGCCTCGTTTATTCATATATTTGACAAACTGTATTTGAATGAATCTGGCAGttgtaatattttattttatttttttttagaaaaatgttatttgcactctcatttttattaatCGCACTCTCGctatcatttttatcatataattttcatttattagactGTATGACAAAACAAACAGTACAAGTGcaattaacaataaaaaaaataaagtataaataatatttttttctttttttatt containing:
- the LOC113726740 gene encoding probable 3-hydroxyisobutyrate dehydrogenase-like 2, mitochondrial, with the protein product MSARYPTTITPTQTRIGWVGIGVMGSAMASRLLSAGYSVTVYDRTPSKAAPLQSKGAHLAPSVADLARASDVVFTMLGHPSDVRQIVLENLVPSLNPNSVIIDHTSSHPTLAKQIYDSALERHCHSVDAPVSGGDIGARDGKLAILAGGDEDVVKWLKPLFDEMGRVTYVGGPGKGQHCKIANQITAGANLLGLSEGLVFAEKAGLDKLKFVEAVRGGAAGSMVMELFGDRMINKDFKPGGVAEYMVKDLGMGVDVGEEEGDEVVVLPGAALTKQLFASMVANGGGKLGTQGLISVIEKINGS
- the LOC113726738 gene encoding glutelin type-A 2; the encoded protein is MASQFNLAPQFTDVTIFEGEGGGYYTWSASLFPLLSEAKLGAGKLVLRPRGFALPHYADCHKIGYFVQGSGRVGIVLPNSPKEVVLAAKKGDAIPVPLGSVSWWYNAGEDNSDVEIVFLGVTAQSYTPAQFDYFFLAGVRGVLGGFSTDFITRAFDLTQDESDQLLKSQTGSLIVKLAKNQTLPDPCKDANINMLYNFESAKPSIHVNQGGSLTIATAENFPFLKKVGLSANFARLDPFSMSTPMYAADASFQLIFITKGSGVVEIAGLDGKNALVAKVQSGQLCVVPKFLPVAKIADEEGLEYFCVVTSLEPYFAELAGETSVWKAMDPSVLQASFNVDPGLVELFNTKIGKGKNFVPPKE
- the LOC113726739 gene encoding probable 3-hydroxyisobutyrate dehydrogenase-like 2, mitochondrial — translated: MSPRYPTTITPTQTRIGWVGIGVMGSAMASRLLSAGYSVTVYARTPSKAAPLQSKGAHLAPSVADLARASDVVFTMLGHPSDVRQIVLENLVPSLNPNSVIIDHTSSHPTLAKQIYDSALERHCHSVDAPVSGGDIGARDGKLAILAGGDEDVVKWLKPLFDEMGRVTYVGGPGKGQHCKIANQITAGANLLGLSEGLVFAEKAGLDKLKFVEAVRGGAAGSMVMELFGDRMINKDFKPGGFAEYMVKDLGMGVDVGEEEGDEVVVLPGAALTKQLFASMVANGGGKLGTQGLISVIEKINGS